Below is a genomic region from Paraburkholderia sp. BL10I2N1.
TGTCGGCCCGCCTCGCTGCGCGGCGCATGAACGATCAGCAGCGCGCGGCCCTGCAAAAGGCGATTGACGAAGGCGTAGCCGCTTTGCAGGAAAACGATGCGCGCGGTTTTGCCCGTGCCAATGTGGCATTCCACGAAGTAATCTGCAGCGCCTGCCATAACGACTATCTGGCCGATCAGATTCGTTCCATCCGCCGCCTGATCTTGCGTTACCGGCCCAAGCCGTTCCTCGCGCCGAGTCGACGCGAGAAGGCCATCGCGGATCACCAGAAGCTGGCGCAAGCCTTGCTGTCGGGCGATGAAAGTGCGGCCGGAGCCGCCATGGCCGAGCACTCCCCGGGCGGCGACGCGGGCTTTTCCGAGTTCCTCGCGACCCTGCCGGCCGAATACTTCGCCAGCGGGCCTACGCCGGGCCGCGAAGTCGATCCGTCGTCGATGGAACCCCTCTACGAGGACGATTGACAGGCTACGCGCCTGCTCCCGGCGTTCCGAATCCACTACTCCGTGCCCCTGGTTTGAGCTGATGCTCCCAGGGGCATTTTTTTGGGGGTGAACAGGCTGACTGGCAGGCGCGACGCAATAGGTATACATAAAGGCGTCATGCGTATGCGTCGCCATCTGCGCGATTCGTCCGTCGCGCTGCCTTTCTCCCCGGTCGAAATCTTCCTGCCGCAAGGCGTATGCCTGATCTGGCAGCCCTCTGCACCGAGTACGGCCCCGCTCATATGCCGGGGTGGGAAAACCATAACCCGATATCTTTAATGTATTCTTGCGCGCCATTCAGGTATGCGGAACAATGCTATAAATATTCAAAATCGCATTCGTGGGATATAAGAGATGTCGATCAGGTGTGACAGGTGCTGAACGGTCATGCCTGACATGGATCGACGCGCAGATTGCGACGCTACCCGGCAAATTTTTGTTCAATCAGAAGTTGAGAGGCGTGGAGACGGAGACGGAGATGAAAAAGAAAGTAATGGTGGGCGCGATTGCAGCGTTCGTTTCGGTAGGTGCTTATGCACAAAGCAGCGTCTCGTTGTACGGCATTATCGATAATGGCTTGACCTACGTGAACAACGTGAAAGGCAGCTCCCAGTTCAAGCTCGATGACGGTATCAACCAGGCTTCGCGCTGGGGCCTGCATGGCAAAGAAGATCTGGGCGGCGGTCTGAAGGCGATCTTCACGCTCGAAAACGGTTTCTCGCTGAATACCGGTACGGCTACTCACGGTGGTGCACTGTTCGGTCGCCGCGCCTTTGTTGGTCTGTCTAGCGACAAGTTCGGCACCCTGATTGCCGGTTACGACTACGACTTCATCTACGATTACATTTCGTACTACTCGAACGTTGCTCAGTTCGCGCCGTCGTATGCGTTCCACGGTTCGTATGACGTCGACCGCCTGGCTGGTGAGCCGGTCAGCAACATGGTGCGTTATGAAACGCCGGTCTGGCATGGCTTCGGTGCAGGCCTGATGTATGGCTTCAGCAATACAGCGGGTCGTCTCGGCGGTACGTTTAACGGTGCAGCGAGCGTGTTCAGTGCTGGCCTGAGATACAGCCCGTCCGGTACGTTCAACGCGCCGTACTCGGTGGCCGCAAGCTTTACCCGCACGCAAGGAGGTGCCGTCGGTGCAACGGGTGGACCGGGCGCAGGTACGATGGCGCAGTACGCCCTGCAGGCCGATGCGATTTACACTGCAGCGTTGGCTGGTCAGGTGCATCTCAGTGACCGTTTCGCCTTGAACGGTGTGTATACGTACACGAGTGCGAATAGCCGGACCCTTGGCACCGTGGTGTCAAGCGGCTACGAAGCAGGCCTGACCTATGAGGCTTCGCCGTTTGTGACTTTGGGTGCTGGTTTTACCTATATGGATCAGCGTCAGCTCGGCAAATTCGATCTGTATAGCTTCGGTGCCGACTATCGCCTGTCGAAGCGTACGGATGTGTATGCCTTTGGTACCTTGCAGCATGCATTTGCTGGTCGCCAATTTGCTGACAACTTCCTGATCTCGACGCCGATGTCGTACGGTGCCAGCGTTGGTACGAATGCAATTTATGGAAATGGCCGTTCGAGCACGGCCAACCAGCTTGCTGTGCAAGTCGGTATCCGTCACACGTTCTAAGCGGTCAAGAAAAGCCAGTGTAGGCATGCACCGGGTTTTCCGGCATGCCGTGCCTCAGGCGCCACGCTTACGCGTGGCGTTTTTTTATGTCCCGAGTTGATGGTCACGTAGTGAATGCGGCCGCGCATTCGATTCGCAGCGAGTCCAGAATGACAGTTGTTGCCATCAAAGAACAAAGGCCAGACACTCATCCACATGAGGTCCGGCCCGTGCATTCGAGTCATGCTGCTGCGTGAAGCGGGCAGCATGCTCTAATGGGGGAGATCAGAGATCGGCAAATCTGCCGTTGCTGGCCGCGAGCTTTTCGAGCAGCGGCGCCGGCTTCCACCAGTAGCCGTACTCTTCGTACAGGCGCTTGATGTCCTGGTAGACATCGGCGAGGCCGACCTGGTCGGCGTAGTACATCGGGCCGCCGCGCTTGGCGGGGAACCCGTAGCCGGTCACGTACACGACGTCGATATCGCTTGCGCGCAGCGCGATACCCTGTTCGAGCAGCTTCGCGCCTTCGTTGATCATGCCGTACATGCAGCGCTTGATGATCTCTTCCTGCGAGACCCGACGGCGCGTGATGCCCATGCGTGCCGATTCCTCGACGATGTACTGCTCGATTTCCGGATCTCGATGTGGCGTGCGGTCGCCCACTTCATAGCGGTACCAGCCCTTGCTGCTCTTCTGACCGAGGCGGCCCATCTCGACCAGCTTCATGATCAGGTCGTTCCAGCGGCGGTCGTTCGGACGCGTGGCCATCTGCGCCTTGCGCGTCTGGTAACCGACGTCGTTACCGGCCATGTCATGCACCGCGAAGATACCCATCGCGTAGCCGAAATCCTTGAGCGCGGCATCGACTTCGTGCGGCAGTGCACCGTCTTCGACGAGGAAGTGGGCTTCGCGGTTGTAGTTGCGGAACAGCGCATTGCCGATGAAACCCGGGTACACGAGCGAGTACACCGACACCTTGCTCATGCGGCGGCCGAGTTCCATCAGCGTGACGACTGCGTCGTCGGAGGTTTTGTCGGCACGCACGACCTCGAGCAGGCGCATCACGTGCGCCGGGCTGAAGAAATGTGCGCCCACCACGTCCTGCGGGCGCTTCATGACTGCGGCGATCTCGTTGATGTCGAGTCCCGACGTGTTGGTCGCGAGGATCGCGCCAGCCTTCGCGTGCTGATCGAGTTCGCGGAAGATGCCTTGCTTGAGGCCCAGGTCTTCGAACACGGCTTCGATGACGATGTCGGCGTCGTTGACGTCGACGATCGCGGTCGAGCAGGTGATCAGGGCGAGGCGCGCATCGCGCGTGGATTCGTCCAGCTTGCCCCGCTTGATGCTCTGGTTGTAGTTGTCGCGGATGCGTGCGAGGCCACGCTGCAGGCCTTCGTCGTTGGCGTCGATCAGCGTGACCGGGATGCCGGCCGCAACAAGCGCCATGGCGATGCCGCCTCCCATCGTGCCCGCGCCGATCACGGCTGCGCGCCCGATATCGCGCGGCTTGACGCCGGCAGCAACGGGGATTTGCGCGGCGGCCTTTTCGGCGGTCTTTACATGGGCCAGTGCCGCGGATTCCTGCGGCGTGAGTTCTGCGGGTGCGTTCATCCTTGCATTACTCCGGTTTGAGGAGTTTGGCGTTTCCGTCCACGAAATTCTGCAGACGTGCGGCGGTTTCGGGCGAGCGCATCATGTTCGAGCTCATGTACTCGAGGAACAGGCCGTCCTCGTGCGAGAGATCGTTGACCCGCGGCAGCAGGTTGGTGATGCGCCAGTTGGTGTCGGGCACGTTCTGCGCGATCCTTGCTGCGATTTCCTTCGCCTTCTCAAGCGCGCCGCCTTCGGGCATCAGGTAGGTGATGATGTGCTCGCGCTGACCTTCTTCCGCGTTCAGCAGGCGGCCGGTCAGCATCATGTCGGCCATCACGGTGTAGCCGACCACACGCTGGATGCGCACGGTACCGCCGCCACCGACGAAAATGCCGCGTTGGCCTTCGGGCAGGCCGAAGAAGCAGGTCTTGTCGCCGACACGAACATGCGCGGCGGTCGCCAGTTCCAGCCCCCCGCCGACCACTGCGCCATGCAGCGCTGCGACGAACGGGATCGGGCCGCGCGCGATGCTGTCGAACACTTCGTGCCACGAGTGGCGGCGGCGCTTCTTCGGCGGCGCCGTCTGGCCGGTCGCGCGGGACAGCGCCTCGCGCAGGTCGAGGCCGGCCGAGAAGTTGCTGCCATGCCCGTAGATCACGCCGCACATGGCTTCGTCGCCGGCGCGGTTGACCGCGTCGCGCAGTTGCGAGATCACGTCTTCGTTGATCGCGTTGCGCTTTTCGGGACGATTCAGGCCGATCAACGCCACTGCGCCGTCGAGTTCATAGGTAACCAGAGTTTCGCTCATACGGCGCTCCGTTGGATATGTTGTCTAGTGATGTTCAGTAACGCTGATCGACCGTTCAAAGGTTGAGGACGAGACGCTCGCTCTTGCTGCGCGAGATGCAGACCTGCATGACCTTGCCGGCGGCCCTGTCGACATCCGAGAGGTAGGTGTCGCGGTGGTCGATTTCGCCGCCGCAGACTTGCGTCGAGCACAGGCCGCAGTAACCGGCGCGGCAGTCGTACATGACGTCGACGCCGTTATCGAGCAGGGTGTCGAGCACCGACGTGTCGGCGGGCACGGTCAGCACCTTGCCCGATGACTTCAGCTCGATTTCAAAGGTTGTGTCGCCTTCCTGCGGTGCAGCTTCGCTGAACAGTTCGTAATGCAGGTCGCACCCGTGCCAACCGCG
It encodes:
- a CDS encoding GntR family transcriptional regulator, coding for MSRSAEIKALLEAEIERGVLVPGATLDERALAARFNVSRTPIREALQQLAAQRYVQIAPRQGVFVSKMSVPQLRDVLELLSELEVVSARLAARRMNDQQRAALQKAIDEGVAALQENDARGFARANVAFHEVICSACHNDYLADQIRSIRRLILRYRPKPFLAPSRREKAIADHQKLAQALLSGDESAAGAAMAEHSPGGDAGFSEFLATLPAEYFASGPTPGREVDPSSMEPLYEDD
- a CDS encoding porin encodes the protein MKKKVMVGAIAAFVSVGAYAQSSVSLYGIIDNGLTYVNNVKGSSQFKLDDGINQASRWGLHGKEDLGGGLKAIFTLENGFSLNTGTATHGGALFGRRAFVGLSSDKFGTLIAGYDYDFIYDYISYYSNVAQFAPSYAFHGSYDVDRLAGEPVSNMVRYETPVWHGFGAGLMYGFSNTAGRLGGTFNGAASVFSAGLRYSPSGTFNAPYSVAASFTRTQGGAVGATGGPGAGTMAQYALQADAIYTAALAGQVHLSDRFALNGVYTYTSANSRTLGTVVSSGYEAGLTYEASPFVTLGAGFTYMDQRQLGKFDLYSFGADYRLSKRTDVYAFGTLQHAFAGRQFADNFLISTPMSYGASVGTNAIYGNGRSSTANQLAVQVGIRHTF
- a CDS encoding 3-hydroxyacyl-CoA dehydrogenase, translated to MNAPAELTPQESAALAHVKTAEKAAAQIPVAAGVKPRDIGRAAVIGAGTMGGGIAMALVAAGIPVTLIDANDEGLQRGLARIRDNYNQSIKRGKLDESTRDARLALITCSTAIVDVNDADIVIEAVFEDLGLKQGIFRELDQHAKAGAILATNTSGLDINEIAAVMKRPQDVVGAHFFSPAHVMRLLEVVRADKTSDDAVVTLMELGRRMSKVSVYSLVYPGFIGNALFRNYNREAHFLVEDGALPHEVDAALKDFGYAMGIFAVHDMAGNDVGYQTRKAQMATRPNDRRWNDLIMKLVEMGRLGQKSSKGWYRYEVGDRTPHRDPEIEQYIVEESARMGITRRRVSQEEIIKRCMYGMINEGAKLLEQGIALRASDIDVVYVTGYGFPAKRGGPMYYADQVGLADVYQDIKRLYEEYGYWWKPAPLLEKLAASNGRFADL
- a CDS encoding crotonase/enoyl-CoA hydratase family protein, giving the protein MSETLVTYELDGAVALIGLNRPEKRNAINEDVISQLRDAVNRAGDEAMCGVIYGHGSNFSAGLDLREALSRATGQTAPPKKRRRHSWHEVFDSIARGPIPFVAALHGAVVGGGLELATAAHVRVGDKTCFFGLPEGQRGIFVGGGGTVRIQRVVGYTVMADMMLTGRLLNAEEGQREHIITYLMPEGGALEKAKEIAARIAQNVPDTNWRITNLLPRVNDLSHEDGLFLEYMSSNMMRSPETAARLQNFVDGNAKLLKPE